In Caloenas nicobarica isolate bCalNic1 chromosome 5, bCalNic1.hap1, whole genome shotgun sequence, a single genomic region encodes these proteins:
- the RPS6KL1 gene encoding ribosomal protein S6 kinase-like 1 isoform X2, whose amino-acid sequence MSRPEAEPCSRALAQARVYLEQLRSRVSPAGPEGGGRRDYLVEAARQLRLALERDVSEDYEEAFNHYQNGVDVLLRGVQVDPNKERREAVKRKITQYLRRAEEIFNCHLQRAAWGSNPTATGYSSLRFRPIRTLSSAVENLRRCKVVGVVDKVQIVQDPATGGTFILKSLPKSHVETRERQTIIPHGVPFMVKLLCYYASEDSIFLHLEHVQGETLWSHLRSKYRVQQGSADSNTTQALRDHHIEDDMGSSQGSSQLSIFSARTGSGLPDSVTHQVLGNTDAFPPLEQSPDPTDPGLENHCRLRLAPAVGTRAAPGGQDLSVTQAMSGVVDHVPEAPAKGPGHLINQDLVIYPWDALASGMGYASERAASHPDPGPCAGERLPHTPGPVPKTVRRSQTEAGEPPSQQMSEVPWARPLLTFSGQRQLRAGIAPSSSGKPRGPDPAVREQPCSGQCPSLAAHGHGWRAWAVKEEQVQLWAAEILLALEGLHQQGVLCRDLNPRNLLLDAAGHIRLTFFGQWTEVEPQCCSQAREELYSAPEVGGIVEPTEAADWWSFGSLLYELLTGVPLSQNHPSGIHPHTQLHLPEGLSLAATSLLTKLLQYNPKRRLGSGGGGIAKLKSHSFFSSVPWNKLVG is encoded by the exons ATGAGCCGGCCGGAGGCCGAGCCCTGCTCCCGGGCGCTGGCGCAGGCCCGCGTCTACCTGGAGCAGCTGCGGAGCCGCGTCTCCCCGGCGGGCCCGgagggcggcgggcggcgggacTACCTGGTGGAGGCGGcgcggcagctgcggctggcgcTGGAGCGGGACGTCAGCGAGGACTACGAGGAGGCCTTCAACCACTACCAGAACGGCGTGGATGTGCTGCTCCGCGGCGTGCAGG TTGACCCCAACAAGGAGCGTCGCGAGGCCGTGAAGAGGAAGATCACGCAGTACCTGAGGCGTGCGGAGGAAATCTTCAACTGCCACCTCCAGCGAGCTGCGTGGGGCAGCAACCCCACGGCCACG GGTTACAGCAGCCTGCGTTTCCGACCCATCAGGACGCTGAGCTCGGCAGTGGAGAACCTGAGACGCTGTAAGGTTGTGGGAGTTGTCGATAAG GTGCAGATTGTCCAGGATCCGGCCACTGGTGGGACCTTTATACTGAAG AGCCTCCCCAAATCCCATGTTGAGACCCGTGAGCGACAGACCATCATCCCTCATGGGGTCCCCTTCATGGTCAAGCTGCTGTGCTACTATGCGAGTGAGGATTCCATCTTCCTCCACCTGGAGCATGTGCAGG GGGAGACACTGTGGTCTCACCTCCGCTCCAAGTACCGTGTCCAGCAGGGCTCTGCTGATTCAAACACCACCCAAGCCCTGAGGGACCATCACATAGAGGATGATATGGGAAgctcccagggcagcagccaaCTCTCCATCTTCTCTGCTCGGACAGGCAGTGGCCTCCCAGACTCTGTGACCCACCAAGTATTAGGAAACACTGATGCTTTTCCCCCTCTGGAGCAGTCCCCCGACCCCACGGATCCTGGCTTGGAGAACCACTGCCGGCTTCGCCTGGCTCCTGCGGTTGGCACAAGGGCTGCACCTGGAGGGCAGGATCTGAGCGTGACCCAGGCTATGTCTGGTGTCGTGGACCATGTTCCAGAAGCACCAGCCAAAGGCCCTGGCCACCTTATCAACCAGGACCTGGTCATCTACCCCTGGGACGCTCTAGCCAGTGGCATGGGCTATGCATCGGAGAGAGCAGCCTCCCATCCAGACCCTGGGCCATGTGCTGGTGAAAGGCTTCCCCATACACCCGGCCCTGTACCAAAGACTGTGAGAAGGAGCCAGACAGAGGCAGGGGAGCCGCCATCTCAGCAAATGTCTGAGGTCCCCTGGGCTCGGCCTCTCCTGACTTTCTCGGGCCAGAGGCAACTTCGTGCAGGAATTGCCCCATCCAGCTCTGGCAAGCCCCGTGGTCCTGACCCAGCGGTGCGGGAGCAGCCGTGCTCAGGACAGTGCCCATCTCTGGCTGCCCATGGGCATGGCTGGAGAGCGTGGGCTGTGAAGGAGGAGCAGGtgcagctgtgggcagcagaaATCCTCTTGGCCTTAGAGGGACTTCACCAGCAGGGTGTATTGTGCCGGGACCTCAACCCCAGGAACCTGCTGCTTGATGCAGCTG gtcACATCCGCCTCACCTTCTTTGGCCAGTGGACAGAGGTggagccccagtgctgcagccagGCACGGGAGGAGCTGTACAGTGCCCCAG AAGTGGGGGGGATCGTGGAGCCCACCGAAGCAGCTGACTGGTGGAGCTTTGGCTCTCTCTTGTACGAGCTGCTGACAGGAGTG CCGCTGTCCCAAAACCACCCTTCAGGGATTCACCCTCACACCCAGCTGCATCTGCCAGAGGGTCTCAGCCTGGCTGCGACGTCTCTGCTCACGAAG CTCCTACAATACAACCCGAAACGGCGTTTGGGCTCTGGAGGAGGTGGCATAGCAAAACTGAAGTCCCACTCCTTCTTCAGCAGCGTGCCATGGAACAAGCTGGTGGGCTAG
- the RPS6KL1 gene encoding ribosomal protein S6 kinase-like 1 isoform X1 has product MSRPEAEPCSRALAQARVYLEQLRSRVSPAGPEGGGRRDYLVEAARQLRLALERDVSEDYEEAFNHYQNGVDVLLRGVQVDPNKERREAVKRKITQYLRRAEEIFNCHLQRAAWGSNPTATGYSSLRFRPIRTLSSAVENLRRCKVVGVVDKVQIVQDPATGGTFILKSLPKSHVETRERQTIIPHGVPFMVKLLCYYASEDSIFLHLEHVQGETLWSHLRSKYRVQQGSADSNTTQALRDHHIEDDMGSSQGSSQLSIFSARTGSGLPDSVTHQVLGNTDAFPPLEQSPDPTDPGLENHCRLRLAPAVGTRAAPGGQDLSVTQAMSGVVDHVPEAPAKGPGHLINQDLVIYPWDALASGMGYASERAASHPDPGPCAGERLPHTPGPVPKTVRRSQTEAGEPPSQQMSEVPWARPLLTFSGQRQLRAGIAPSSSGKPRGPDPAVREQPCSGQCPSLAAHGHGWRAWAVKEEQVQLWAAEILLALEGLHQQGVLCRDLNPRNLLLDAAGDGSAVGESGAAATGMPCPCSHVVAGCLGNPSMGKLRPAQLCLRSHPPHLLWPVDRGGAPVLQPGTGGAVQCPRSGGDRGAHRSS; this is encoded by the exons ATGAGCCGGCCGGAGGCCGAGCCCTGCTCCCGGGCGCTGGCGCAGGCCCGCGTCTACCTGGAGCAGCTGCGGAGCCGCGTCTCCCCGGCGGGCCCGgagggcggcgggcggcgggacTACCTGGTGGAGGCGGcgcggcagctgcggctggcgcTGGAGCGGGACGTCAGCGAGGACTACGAGGAGGCCTTCAACCACTACCAGAACGGCGTGGATGTGCTGCTCCGCGGCGTGCAGG TTGACCCCAACAAGGAGCGTCGCGAGGCCGTGAAGAGGAAGATCACGCAGTACCTGAGGCGTGCGGAGGAAATCTTCAACTGCCACCTCCAGCGAGCTGCGTGGGGCAGCAACCCCACGGCCACG GGTTACAGCAGCCTGCGTTTCCGACCCATCAGGACGCTGAGCTCGGCAGTGGAGAACCTGAGACGCTGTAAGGTTGTGGGAGTTGTCGATAAG GTGCAGATTGTCCAGGATCCGGCCACTGGTGGGACCTTTATACTGAAG AGCCTCCCCAAATCCCATGTTGAGACCCGTGAGCGACAGACCATCATCCCTCATGGGGTCCCCTTCATGGTCAAGCTGCTGTGCTACTATGCGAGTGAGGATTCCATCTTCCTCCACCTGGAGCATGTGCAGG GGGAGACACTGTGGTCTCACCTCCGCTCCAAGTACCGTGTCCAGCAGGGCTCTGCTGATTCAAACACCACCCAAGCCCTGAGGGACCATCACATAGAGGATGATATGGGAAgctcccagggcagcagccaaCTCTCCATCTTCTCTGCTCGGACAGGCAGTGGCCTCCCAGACTCTGTGACCCACCAAGTATTAGGAAACACTGATGCTTTTCCCCCTCTGGAGCAGTCCCCCGACCCCACGGATCCTGGCTTGGAGAACCACTGCCGGCTTCGCCTGGCTCCTGCGGTTGGCACAAGGGCTGCACCTGGAGGGCAGGATCTGAGCGTGACCCAGGCTATGTCTGGTGTCGTGGACCATGTTCCAGAAGCACCAGCCAAAGGCCCTGGCCACCTTATCAACCAGGACCTGGTCATCTACCCCTGGGACGCTCTAGCCAGTGGCATGGGCTATGCATCGGAGAGAGCAGCCTCCCATCCAGACCCTGGGCCATGTGCTGGTGAAAGGCTTCCCCATACACCCGGCCCTGTACCAAAGACTGTGAGAAGGAGCCAGACAGAGGCAGGGGAGCCGCCATCTCAGCAAATGTCTGAGGTCCCCTGGGCTCGGCCTCTCCTGACTTTCTCGGGCCAGAGGCAACTTCGTGCAGGAATTGCCCCATCCAGCTCTGGCAAGCCCCGTGGTCCTGACCCAGCGGTGCGGGAGCAGCCGTGCTCAGGACAGTGCCCATCTCTGGCTGCCCATGGGCATGGCTGGAGAGCGTGGGCTGTGAAGGAGGAGCAGGtgcagctgtgggcagcagaaATCCTCTTGGCCTTAGAGGGACTTCACCAGCAGGGTGTATTGTGCCGGGACCTCAACCCCAGGAACCTGCTGCTTGATGCAGCTG GAGATGGCTCTGCAGTGGGAGAGTcaggggctgcagccacaggaATGCCTTGTCCCTGCTCCCATGTTGTGGCTGGCTGCCTGGGAAATCCCAGCATGGGGAAGCTGAGACCAGCTCAACTGTGCCTGAG gtcACATCCGCCTCACCTTCTTTGGCCAGTGGACAGAGGTggagccccagtgctgcagccagGCACGGGAGGAGCTGTACAGTGCCCCAG AAGTGGGGGGGATCGTGGAGCCCACCGAAGCAGCTGA